The following are encoded in a window of Panicum virgatum strain AP13 chromosome 5N, P.virgatum_v5, whole genome shotgun sequence genomic DNA:
- the LOC120674385 gene encoding uncharacterized protein LOC120674385 — protein sequence MPLYDCMLLVKPLVTREAMAELVARVARRAYQRNGVVTDVKSFEKVQLAYGIKKLDGRHYQGQLMQMTMMVPPSFTQELHYLNKEDRLLRWLVVKHRDAVYGLEFINEDDGRNEMNGFSLAHKKVDYDIEECSDDSESEFMTSSDEDSDNYKYEGEEK from the exons ATGCCGCTGTACGACTGCATGCTGCTGGTGAAGCCGCTGGTGaccagggaggccatggccgaGCTGGTGGCGCGGGTGGCGCGCCGTGCGTACCAGCGCAACGGGGTCGTCACCGACGTCAAGTCCTTCGAAAAGGTGCAGCTCGCATACGGCATCAAGAAGCTCGACGGCCGCCACTACCAG GGCCAGCTTATGCAAATGACCATGATGGTTCCACCTTCCTTCACTCAAGAACTCCACTATCTGAACAAGGAGGACAGGCTGCTTCGCTGGCTGGTTGTGAAGCATAGAGATGCAGTATACGGTCTGGAGTTCATCAACGAGGATGATGGGAGGAACGAGATGAACGGTTTCAGTCTCGCTCATAAGAAAGTTGACTACGATATCGAAGAATGCTCTGATGACTCTGAGTCAGAGTTCATGACCTCCTCTGACGAGGATTCTGACAACTACAAGTATGAGGGCGAGGAGAAGTAG